ACTTAACAGTTTATCGTCATGTGGGCTAaatttagatacatttttttgtacttAGGATTTTAAAACTGGGCAGTGTGGCTTGGATGTGCCGTGTGCCCGAATGATAAATCTTCACAATAGAACAAcatactggggggggggggggcagccttTATTTTAAGCCATCTTGGAttaaaaccatttaaaacatAACTTCCCTTATAAAATCATCCGGAGGGTGTATAAAATGACCCATCCCTACTGATTAACGGAAGATGCCTACTAGAAGAGATGTTAAAGATAGGCAACACTTAAACACTTCTGTACTAAAGCAGAGTGCCGGCTGTACAGTATCCATGTTTGGACAGTCTGACATAACTAGTCCTTCTGAGACTGATGCCGGCCTTTATGAACACTGCGTGGAGGATCAAAAACAAGGTCATCATCCAGGGAAAAACGCAATTCCTTTCCTCCTGATATTGACTGGGATCAGcagctgttttatttttagagcccctctcctcctccctccttctccctgctcctctctcctctacctcccCACATCCTTCCCTCTGAGCCCAGAAGACCTGCTCCCGTTCTTGCGGAGGAACCTACCTGTCGGGCAGCGCATCAAGCCTGCTGTCCCTGGTGGGGCTCTCAGCTAAATTCCAGCATTAAAACCCATTACAGAGCTAGCAACCCTCTCAGCCAACTCATTGCgcacatcccaaatggcagcctattctcTACACAGCGCCTTACTTCACACCAGAAACTGTAGACCCGGGTTCAAAAGTAGCGCACTACAAAGGggatagggtgtcatttggtaGGTGCCCATAATGCTGTCTAACAACTTCATTTCCCTGAGTGTCGGTGCTGTCAGTCATCGGGAGCTTCGTTGGCCCGGGCCTCCCCCACCAGCCGCCGCTGTCGCCGGCATCTGCCTCCCGTTGGCACCGCGTGGCCTGTCCTCATCAAAAAACGAAACGCTCGATCTGTGGAAATGTGTCAAGGCAAAGCAAATGGGGACTTAAGGggttgggggagagagagcgagagagacagagaagtaAGAGAGACTTTGGGCAGTAAATATTACATTCAGCGGTTGGAAATTTCATTTTCCGTATCCACTCTGTTAGTCGGAGCAGCACAGTCAATCAGGTCCCCATTTTGAATTAAACGAAGGTCGGGAAGGAGTGGTGGCGAATTGGGAATGTGGCGGCAAAATGGCTGCCGGTCACAGCCTGGCTATCCTGGCTCAGCCGTATGAGTCGTGAGGAGTGAGTGAGTATGAAAATGGATTATTACGGAAGTGATCAGAACGAAGCTCCATCTCCCCGCCACGGACGGTGCATGCGTGAGCCACGAGTGAAGGAAAGCGTGCGAGCGTGCGAGCCCCTCCCTCCTGCACCGCTGCCTCCGCCCCTCGGCGCCCGGTGAAATGATTCGGTGAATACGCGGAGAAGGCCCTCTAGGCCACCCAGACCCGGACCCTCTTTAGGAGTGGATAATTGActctttttcctcctccttGATAATTCATTGCTTGCATATGCTGGCTAATACATCAGCCGGCCCTGTGCCTCCCCTGACACACGGCGCacgtgtgcgcgcgcacacatgaacatgaacacacacacacacacaccaccccacaCCAACCAGGGGAAATCGGTTTGGTGGAAAGACTCGGTCGGCAGAAAAACGGGGATGACAAATGAGAGCACTTCTACATCTATGAATGAATTATGTCTCCTAAATACCTTGAGCAGAGGCAACTGTCAGCCCGCCTCTATACTAATCTGTGGACAGAATATGACCGGTTGGGCATTAAAAGGAGGGGGTAGGGCTGCTAGAGAATGAGGCGAGAAATGAATAGAGCAATCAGGCCATTAGAATACGATGTCGGATTCAGCTTTAGTGGACATTCATGCATCCATCATGAGATGAATAATAACAGTCATATTCTCCTGCCCCGTTCCACTTTAATACTATCTATCTGTTAAAATAGCTGTGGATTATTGGACAAGAAGACGGCGGTACTGTTTGTTTTACAATAGTCAGCACTCCACATCTATGGTAGAGCAGTCAttatgaagaggaggaggaagactaGGGCTTTGCACTGCTCATTATCAAGACGCTGATATTTACATAAGGATCCAGAAACCACACAGATGGAGAaatgaaatactgtacattatttaatTAGTAGACCCATGCATTTGTATATAGAAAAGGCACTCCTGTTCGTTGTTAAATAAGTCTTGTTCCCAGACAGGTCTGCCAGCCTAGGGACAACATTGGTGTtcaatttcaattattttgtgaTAACTTTGTTTAGTTGTTAGGTTTATTTTTTCTGACAAGGGGAATTTTGCAACGTAACAGGAAACTGTAAAAGTGGTGGAATTTTATGATAATTGTCAAAATGATGCTTGTCtttgaaaattgacattgtatGGACTTTtggaatatatatgtatattgaGGTCAATTCAAACTCTCATATTCCTGGTCATTCACCTGCAACTGATAGTTTTGTCCAAATATCGTCAAAGACACAGCAATCTGTTCACCTTGCTATTGTTCTGTCTTCCAGAATCATCTCTCATCTGGGTATATTTCCCCTGGGAACAGTATATTTTAGCAACACAAGCTTCTGTACTTTGGGTCCATTGGAGGATAGGTCTATGCCCTCTCGTTCCCTCAGAAATAACgaggaaaaaaactgtttgggAAATAAGGACAGTGAGAAATATTTGCTTTAATATTCACATTCAGTACTGCACATTTCCATCTGGGATATAAAGAAATCCGCAGGATGTTGCAATTTCTCCCAGACTAAAATAACTtctaaaagaaaataacttctaaaataaaataacttctaAAATAATATCTATCTCAGTACATGAAAGAACAACTCCAATATACATTAAAGAGAGCAATATGCTATGTCCTACATAAttcatctctctctgcccttagAAAAGTGATTATTTAAtctttgtatattatattagtaCTAACACATGTTCTGAATGTATACAATGTTTCACAAAACTATAAACATACTTCTCAAAACTCACACCACACGGAAACCCCAGACCACTCACACAAAATTTGACCTTATTTTCCAAACTAATTTATCTGGCAATTGAATAAAACTTTGCCCCCAAAAGTCACACGAAGGCATCAAATACAGTGACACTATAGAATACACATTGCATGCTGGTGAGAGGAGTTgaaatcattatttaaaaaaggcaTTCATGAATCAACTCTAATGTATACTAGAATTCCCTTTATGGATGTTGCACTTTGCAtgatattaaataatgtaaattagGCCTAGAGAGAATGCTGTAATGTGCAAAGATTTACACAAATTCCACAAAAGTATTCATTTTGTCAGGTGTTTTGTACTTAAATTCGACCTATACTTTAAATGAAGTCTTAGAACACAAGCGAAAACATGTTGAGACggattttaaatacttttttctgtcTCAGCATCCTGTATTTCACTTGGCCAGGGATTCTCAAGATATATTTTCTGACAATCTTGAAATTATCTTGGAGTATTCTTTTTGACTGGATTTCTATAAACATATAAGGGTGATTTCGAACAACCAACTCATGTCTCTCATTTCTCTCAAGAGAAAGTGCATTTTATAGAATATGAATACAAGTCTCAAGTTCAGGTCATTTTCGTTTTCCTGCGTGTGCTGATGCTGAAAGTGAGGGCAGCACAGCAGTCAGATAGGTTTACAGTAAGTAACCGATTTAACATCTGTAAGCCTGGACAATCAACACAGACGTGAAACAGCTCAGGTTCAAGAACATGGTCAAGAACGGTGTCATTAGAGATCATTGTTTGTCTTCCTCTCCGTTGTCCACCTTCTCTCATTCTTAATCTTCCTCTACCTCAATCTCTGATGTTGTTATCTATTGTTCCAAAACACAATTGAGCTCACGTGTGGCCTTTTCATCCATGCCAACATCCAAATTAATGTTGTTAGTGTTGATATTGATATGCTTATTAGTGTTTACTCCTGGCAGGAATGCTGACAATTTCAGGGCCCGGGACAGAACAGAAAGTTTTAGACTAAAACCACAGGCcccaaattaaaaaatataaataatgatatacctgtccaaaaaacaggtcataaatgttttattgtttaatgttttaattcgtagctaggccacattcaaatcactttgttttcaacacagatAATTTAATGTCAAGTCTTTTCAATTCATTATCTACTCAGTCATAATCAGCCAAGAATAAACAAGCCACATCTGCGGCTAAATTGCTTCCACCTGTCTGTGCCTTAAGACTCATAAGTACTTCATACAAACAATAAGTGACTAATAAGTAGTTTGACTTGCGCCTGCCCTGTGGGGAGCCTCAACGTTCTTGTTTGTCTCACTTGTCGGGGGCCCTGCCACCTGGGTGTTGAGAGTGTTAGAACTGGAGACTTGTCattgaatggcagtgttttcGACATGACAACATGGTCTCAACATTGCTCTACAAAGAGAGCTGTGTGTAGAGTTGTGCAAAATATCAAGTGTAAATGGAAAAGAGATGTGGATGGATAGTGGTAGGCGGCGGGATAGTGCTAATAGGTTTGGGTAAATGGTGTTTGTTCTGAGATTTAGCtaaatattgttcatattcaCAGTTTTGGTGCGTGGTCAAAACCTGTAATAGAAACAACCGAGAGCCTTCTTTGATCAAGCTTTGCCGTCACACTGAATGCTTAGAGCTCCCTCTAGTGACAAAAGGACATTCTAACATAAGAACAGTCAGTTGGCCTTTGCCTGATCCTTATACCAATAGATGGAGCCGCAGGCTCAATAAACTCTGACTTTAAAGAGAAATGATGGACTGAGTCATAATAATGATACATGATAGGTTTTTGGATGACAGAAATCACCAGTTCTACatttaccaaatgtttttttttgtatttccaaTAGCTCACTTTACGTCGGTTTTCAATGTATTCTTTATTTACATCACATCTGCATGAAGTTTTGCACTGAGATGGTGTAATGGTCCCGAGCACAAGCTCATGGCCAATGGAGTGCATTCAGGAATTAACCAGCCAATGGAGTTGTGCTCTGCTACTGCAATAACCAATCTAAGCACGGCTGAATCCACATTAAAATGCGCCTCACTAGGCCATGGTTGTCACCAGTGATTTCAAAAAGGGTAACAAATGGATATTACTGTTAATGTATCCTGTTCCCCTGGAGACAGGTGTTACTGTGGAGACATCCTGAATGGCCTATGTGCCCAGGTTGGGAGTAGTGGACTATATGGACTAGGGTACCACTGCAGATGTCCCTGTGGCCAATCAGAAGACACAATCTCCTAGCCAATAAGATCACTGCAACCATGAAACAGCCTACGCCTGCTGTGATAAAAACAAGCGGTAACACTGCATGTCTCATGTCCATGAATGTGTGAATCGGTAAATGGGTATGTCAACTGTGAATTAGTGTCTAAGACATACTTTCATATCTAGCAATTGAAAAGATTGAAATTAATGAGTCCATTAGTTCACAGTGTGTAAATGCATGTCAAATATTGGGGTATTTCATCGCCAAACGTTTGTCTGTCACAAACAGCAGCTTTACTACAAGTAATGGTCtgggtgtgtgtaaatgtacttttgTGCGTAAAGGTGCTTCTGATTCTAAAACAATGCCTGTTGCCAGATTTCTACTGTCTTTTTGAGACACTGTACAGACATTTTGTGTCCACTTGAAGCATCCTCCTACCCAGCGCATGGCCTTGTCTGCTGTGATCTCCGCTCGTTTTATTGTCCTTCCGTGTGGCTAGCTGTGTTTGCTCATGGCAGATGTGTGATGGTGAATAAACAATATCTCCTTGCCACCAGCTGTTGGGTCAAATGCCAACTGGTGGTAGAAAACACACTGTGGGAAAAGCTAAAGGAGCTGTTTGATTGGGCCGACGGGCTCCCAGTGGATAAGACCACATTATTACCATGTCCTACTTGCTCTGGTTTATTCTGTCCTGTGTGAAGCATTCCCAGTGTCTGGTGTCAGATACACAGTCGCCTCATCACCAGGCTATGAGGAGGGATGTGTGGTGAGACCGGACACATTAGACTCCTAGAATGTAACCCTAAAGTCTAGAATTTGATTAATATTTGTTTCCACATACCAAGTCAGGTTTCTAGGGTGAAAACAGTACTTTCTTTATGTACACACATCCTTAACACGTCACACTCACGCTTTTTAACGATTGGACATACTTCACTAGAACCGCATAAACATGTACAATGCATTGCTTTCAACCCatcaaatgttgtgttttaccAAATCTATCTATTATCCCAGTGTATAGAACacatacagaaaaacaaatacagtatagGCACATTAGACAAACCTACTGAACTGTACACTGACATTATAACACAACACAATTAGCTGAATCACCAAGGAAAAGAAGATGACAGCGGTTACCGGGTGCATTCAAACAGCATCCCATCTCCTATTCAACGCAGtacctttgaccagagcccGTTTCCACAAAAACAGCTCAACATAGGTGTCGATCAAGGATCAGTCCATGTAATTATACCTGTTATTACCTCAACGGCAAAACTGATCCTGTATCAGAACTATCACTTGCCTTAGACCTTTTTGTGGATACAGGTCATGATCAATATAGGGGCACACTGCATGGGGAAGTGCTGCCGTTCGCGACACAGAAAAACTAAGAGCCAACGACTCAAGCCAATGACTCAGGGGTTCTTACTTTGCTAGACTAAGTTATCTCTTTTACGGTATACAGTAACCTAGGTAACAGGGCTAAATAATAAGCTAAAAATAGATTATCTCAAAACAGAATTTTCTGTTCAGAAGGAGTATGATGGTAATTGAACAGCACTACTTTTAAAGAAAGTGTTTGGTCAAGCAAAACAACAGCACAGACTGCTGAATAACACTTTTAATTGGCCACTTATTTTTTTGAATGTAGGCAAACTGTACCTTTAAGTGCATTAACTGTACTTCACAAGAGTGTCATCTTCACTAGGGAGGGTTTGGCTGTATATGTAGCCATCATCCTCGGCACAGTCCCCAGATCTGAGTAAAACATCTGAGGCATTCAACGAGATTAACAGTATTTATTCTAATATTGAGGACTACTCCCAACCAGACAGGGAGGCCAACAGAATCTACAACGGATAAGAGGCTTAGTTCTcctctttttcatatttcttcATATTGTAaacgttccaaatggcaccttaacTCCCTTTATAGTGCAATccctttaaccagagccctatggttAGTGTGCCATTTGTGCTGGCGCCATTATCTGACACTGAGGCTGACTGGCGGAGCCTAGTATCTCAGATAATCTGCCAGTCAACACCTCTTTCCACGTTGGAACAAATCCTGTGCCACACACAATTTTCTATTTCTGGTAGCAATTGAGCCCGTGGACAAGATACCGTGGAATATTTCCCGTAACAGTGATATAAAATCAGGCCAATTAGCACATTCGTTTGGTTTTCCTAACATTCACCTGATCACCATTTTCAAGTGAGCCTACGGCCACATTGGCTGCCCACGAGAACAAATCATCCTAAAAACACCCAAAATGACCCTTCTTGACCTGAAACAGTGGCAAGTGTTCATACAGAACCGGTATAGTCCAACCCCACGTTAACCACAGCTGGCGCAGAGCCTTCATCTGGATGTGGTGGTCCTGGGGGACATCAGCGGTCAACACCTGGTCCCTAGATGACCTGGTCACGTGTCAAATCCACGTCACCCTTCTCTGAGGCGGTGAGCTCACAGGACCCTGGGGCTGGGGCGTCCTCATTGGCCCGTGCTGCTACGGTCTCCCTGTGGGCGGAGACACTAGACTTGTGGGAGGAGCTCAGGGAGTCTGTGGGACTGAGCTGCACCGCCGTGGTGTCCTGCAGCGTGTGCTCGCTCGTCTCCACCTCGAACCGGGCGCCCACCCCCACCCTCACGAGCCCCCAGGTCTCGCCCCCTACGGCTTTCCGAGGGTCGCGGGTCGAGGGCCGGCGGCTACACGCGCAGCACGCCGCGAAGAGGGACAGGGACACCAGTAGGAGCAGGGGCCCGATGACAATGGGTGGGTTGCTGGTGGGCACGAGGGACTTGAAGGCGAAGGCCCCGACCAGAGTGATGTTGACGCCTGCCAGCATGACGCACAGCCCGCAGGCACAGCACAGGGCCGGAGAGGGAAGGCTCTGGGGCCGCAGGGCTCGTTTTCTGGGGGCCTTCTTGGGCCCTGACGTCCGGGATGTCTTGTCATGGGGGATCATATCTCCAGGCTTGCTGGCGGCAGTGTTTTACTCAGATCCTTTTCgggggaaaaaatatgtttttttaaaaaggtCTGCTTAATTAGTGGGTTGGGGGGTATCACTCTGTCTACCCTGTTAAACTCAATTACGCCCAGCTGACGTATTTCATTGGGAGTAGTGTTCCTGTCATAGGAAGGGGATTTCCTTCACTTATTGTTATACAGGTCTAAAGGCAAGTGGCATTGGGAGACAAATGCTAATGCATTGTGTCCATGATGACTAATACAACTAATACAGTGCTATACGGACTATAGGTAAATGAGAAATAATTATTATCTTCAAGAACATACTGATGCCAATTCAGTGTTTCTTGGCACAACTCCCAAAAATAAGATGATACAGCATAATGTAAATAAgcacaacaaaatatattaatagtAAATAATACAATGTTCAACTAAGTCACATAAACCACCACCTTTACGGTCATATTTTGCAAAGTAGTaacaagaaaatataaatatattactaTACAGACTACAGAAATACATACTTTTAGGTTTTAgactgaaacagaaaataaattgtaaccTGATGAACATATCACGCTACCACAGCAGTACAAACGTCTCCAAGTGacattatgttttatagaccaaaatatatttcagttcaaCAATTCCTTTAGAACAATTCCTTTTCATAATCTCTTGGTGTACACAACCCTAACACTACGCCTTTTGAAGCACTTGCTTTTTACTTACATGCGATGAGTTCCTTAGTTAAGGAATTGCGCTTTGTAATACCACTATCGCGTCGTCTTCTTCTCACTTGAATGGATTCGTGGACTTCACATTACACTCGCGCGCTCACTCGGTCAAGCAGGTTGAATGGTACGGGAAGTGCGCTCATGAGTTTCATACATGGCTAATGCTGTACCACTAGGGGCGCTATCTAAAACGCACGCCATGGATAAACAGTGATTCATTTTTTTGTACCCTTTCTACCTTTTGTAAAGCAGGTCgggaaaaataaaatcctaataCATTGACGGCCTTTGTACAGTATGGTAGTGTAGTATCTGGAGTAACTgaccatacaagcaaattataaacATGAATCAAAAGAGcacataaataataaagacTAAATTCCCGAAAAGTGCAATGAACAAAGAAGGCCATACCTTGACATGGCTTTTACAACATTCTATACATGTGTAACCCTCTCAAGGGCATGTCTGTCAGTTCATCAGACGGCTTGTTCCCTGCTAGCGTTTCGGTGGGAACCTAGTCCAATACCCGCGCCTCTTTTTCACTACGTGAGCACGTGAATCATGATCACTCCATCCGTGCTCTGTTCCAATCACAACTCACTCACCATTTTCAGTACAATAAGAAACGGGTGAGTGATGGGCCTAAACTGTGACATCAAAGAAGAGTTTTGCCGTCCAAATAGGGAGAAAAAAAGACCACTAAATGGGGGATAAAAATCGTTTTTATTGGGAAAACTGCATATAATACTGTGAAACATTGtaataacatatttttccaaaagaaCCACAGCGTGTGAGGTTGAACAACCGAAACTGCGGACATTAGCAGGTATTTGGCTGTCTGGATAGCTTTGCCGATTACTGTATTTGGTCCCATCAAATTTAAGATATGCTAAACAAACTTCCGTTTCAAAAGCCATCCCTTAGCCAAGCCTACACTCGACACTCATTTTTACCAGGGTCCATAGTGCATTTGGGGAAAGTGTGTGATTTAGAACATATGCCACCGCTTGCATTTTGCCTAACATGCCTAACACGACAGTTAGAGGGCTACTGACTGATCTGTGTGTCACACTCTCTGACAGCAATCCACTATTGAGTCGTGCTAGCCTCTGTTGCTATAGTAATTGAGTATCCATGGTAACCGGGTGAGATCCCGTTAGTGGGTACAAGCAGTTTACAATTAGCTGAGGCAATGGGGTGAAGGGAATAACAGGCATCAGTGTACCACAATTTTAAAAGGACAGGTTATTACAGGGGGGAACGGTCCACGGGTaaattcgttttttttaaaaggCTTTTTAAATATTAGAATAGCAGTAGGGTAACTGAGGAGCATTACAGTAAAATGGGGTATTTGAATACATTATGTTGTATCCTGCAGACAGAAATGTCGGTCGGTCTACACTGTAAACCCCAAGCCATTTTTTGTTGAACTCAAAGTTAGTGACAagttgttttaatttcagaatAAACATTTCCCATCATGCTTTACATGTTTATATTTAGGAATTGTTTCATTatcctttttttgcatgtaAATTGACTGATTTATTAATCGTAGCATCACCAACATCAAACACTTTAAATAGTACAAAAAAACGCACTGAAATGATTGctaaaatcaaatacaaattCCCTCTTACTATAAATTATGTTCCTGTGCCTTGCAGTCAGGATTGCACCCTGGATTGCACGCAGTGAACACTGGGAAATTATATTGGAGGTGTGGTTTAGTATATGACACAATTCTTTTAAGCTAATACAAAAGGTTAACTGGTTTAAGTAAATTactttctgttcatttctggaacatgattttatttcatAGCTACAATTAGATTGTCAATATGGAATTGCAATATCATTTAAACGGTTGTCTTTGTATTAAAGGCAAAAAGGTAATTACATAACGTCAGCAAGGCTGTTCAACAGAGTCCGCGGTCAGTAAGAAAAAGAGCGAGTGCGGGGATTCAGAGTTGAcctttaaccactatgctactGAATAATGCATGGTTACTGGACATAATTTCAGAATTATTAAAGACATACTATAACCAGATGATGCTGCAAATTCGCGCTAGCTGGACCCTTCTCCCTGTGGagatttctatcaaaatgttgtaAACTTGTAAGTAGCGAGTCACACATAAATAATGCAAGTGCCTAAACGTATGCTGAATTGTAAAATGTCTAAACATAAACGATACTTATTACCAAACACTTTATTTATACAAGTATGTGCTGTGTAattttaaaagtacattttaaacatagGGGTTCTGGAGACTAAGCATAACCAGAACTGAGAAAGTCCTAATCTGGATCCCGTACGCAACTGATCCGTCAAATGCGACTCACAAATATACCACGCTACTCACAAATATAAAGCAGCCCTCACAAGTATGTGGAGCAACTCACAAACACGTAAGGccaatcaaaaatgtaatgcaaGTCACAAATCTGTAAGATGCAGGTGACAAATGCTGTAACATTCAccaaacatttttggaacaCGGTCTTACAATTAAAAACGGTCTTACAATTATTTGATAATCATAGTTTGTTTTTGATAACGATTCATTATTTATGCATACATTTCTTGAAagtgatttttatttgacagttgcATTATGTAGGCTATTTGTGACTCGCTGTATATATTTGTGAACTGCTACTTGTTtacaacattttgatagaaaACTATCTCCATAGACTACTCTCCCTGAGAGTTGCGTACATAGAGGCAGTCTAACAATTACTTCGAGATTTAAGAACGTTGACAAATCCGACATAGCTATTCGTCGTTATTCCACATTAATAACTTATTTTGTACATAATATCTAGTCACCATTAACATGGTTATCATTatgctttgtattttattaggCGCGGCAGGTGAATAATTTATGCTGCctataaaaagaaatatgtagTCCCACCCTAGATACATTCACTTACATAAATTACCTtaacagcaaaaaataaataaaatgctatGCCCAAATGCGACgtaatttaaaaatgttgatgtGTACAGGGAcaatttatgtaaatgtttcGGGTGGGATTTACACTATAAACAGGTAACGGTTATTTGAGCGGTCACTTGCTGTAGTTAATTCGTTCATTACGCCATCTTTCGAGTAGCGCATCAGCAACAGAGCACGTGGCGACCCGGACCAACCACAGCAACAGTTCTTATGTTCTTAGATAAATGAACTGCTTCGACTGGTTACGTTTGCACACAAGAGATTGTTACTTAGCAGTCCACTCCTACAGCACGCTTACTCcctcagcagaaccagaaatgCTCAATGCGAAATAAATGAGCTGTTGTACTTCTGAGAAAAAGGAAACTACATTTTTG
The nucleotide sequence above comes from Esox lucius isolate fEsoLuc1 chromosome 8, fEsoLuc1.pri, whole genome shotgun sequence. Encoded proteins:
- the LOC114839662 gene encoding transmembrane protein 275-like, which gives rise to MIPHDKTSRTSGPKKAPRKRALRPQSLPSPALCCACGLCVMLAGVNITLVGAFAFKSLVPTSNPPIVIGPLLLLVSLSLFAACCACSRRPSTRDPRKAVGGETWGLVRVGVGARFEVETSEHTLQDTTAVQLSPTDSLSSSHKSSVSAHRETVAARANEDAPAPGSCELTASEKGDVDLTRDQVI